Proteins encoded within one genomic window of Festucalex cinctus isolate MCC-2025b chromosome 18, RoL_Fcin_1.0, whole genome shotgun sequence:
- the taf1 gene encoding transcription initiation factor TFIID subunit 1 isoform X3, with product MSDSDSDEDQDRPFSITGFLFGNINEDGQLEDDSVLDNESKKHLAGLGNLGLGSLITEITANEDDEQEDNKPPTIVDAEGWVKSTEDAVDYSDISEVAEDETRKYRQAMGSLQPCRKTDDDDDYDADSKDIDSKLMPPPPPPSLSTAVKKEEPASQSANVGEEGDGIILPSIIAPSSTVEKVEFSSSSDSESETDRPGPASGPGGQPDRLTLPLAGIMQKDAAKALPGVTELFPEFRPGKVLRFLRLFGPGKNMPSVWRSARRKKKRKHRDVQPGTPPPEGELAEQGQDKKSGWVYEYANPPPPEQCLSDDEITMMAPVESKFSQISCDGDKETESRPKVAEWRYGPAQLWYDMMGVPEDGSNFNYGLKLKEKKSSESQEQNALEETTKTANEDGTRHDERDGHNTERENDKLAMENELFLMVTQLQWEDDIIWNGEDVKHKGTKTQRASLAGWLPSSMTRNANAYNAQQGLTRSNSQLVPLTPPLMPKTLSITGLKRDKNSHDHQSNQEDDAPWFSIFPIDNEELVYGRWEDNIIWDDQEMDHFLTPPVLTLDPNDENIILEIPDEKEASTSHSPSKENKKETAIKKSRILLGKTGVIKDEPQQNMSQPEVKDPWNLSNDEFYYPKQQGLRGTFGGNIIQHSIPALELRQPFFPTHMGPMKLRQFHRSTLKKYSFGPLAQPGPHPAQPLLKHIKKKAKMREQERQASGGGDMFFMRTPQDLTGKDGDLILAEYSEEYPPLIMQVGMATKIKNYYKRKPGKDPGAPDCKYGETVYCHTSPFLGSLHPGQLLQAFENNLFRAPIYLHKMPETDFLVIRTRHGYYIREVVDIMVVGQACPLYEVPGPNSKRANTHIRDFLQVFIYRLFWKSKDRPRRIRMEDIKKAFPVHSESSIRKRLKLCADFKRTGMDSNWWVLKPDFRLPTEEEIRAMVSPEQCCSYYSMQVAEQRLKDAGYGEKSFFAPEEENEEDFQMKIDDEVRTAPWNTTRAFISAMKGKCLLEVTGVADPTGCGEGFSYVKVPNKPTQQKDDKEPQPAKKTVTGTDADLRRLSLKNAKQLLRKFGVPEEEIKKLSRWEVIDVVRTMSTEQARSGEGPMSKFARGSRFSVAEHQERYKEECQRIFDLQNKVLESTEVLSTDTDSSSAEDSDFEEMGKNIENMLQNKKTSSQLSREREEQERRELQRMLMGEESDRDNKGRKERRKVLSSSLSTSSHKDDDTSSVTSLNSAATGRRLKIYRTFRDEDGKEYVRCETVRKSAVIDAYTRIRTTKDDEFIRKFALFDEQHREEMRKERRRIQEQLRRLKRNQEKDKFKGPPEKKSKKMKERPDLKVKLKCGACGAIGHMRTNKFCPLYYQTNAPPSNPVAMTEEQEEELEKTVIHNDNEELIKVEGTKIVLGKQLIESADEVRRKSLVLKFPKQQLPPKKKRRVGNAVHCDYLNKPHKAIHRRRTDPMVTLSSVLESIINDMRDHPNTYPFHTPVNAKVVKDYYKIITRPMDLQTLRENVRKRMYPSREEFREAVELIYKNSATYNGAKHPITQVAQSMLDLCDAKLKEKEDRLIRLEKAINPLLDDDDQVAFSFILDNIVTQKMMVVPDSWPFHHPVNKKFVPDYYKVIIDPMDLETIRKNISKHKYQNRDAFLSDVTLIHTNSIKYNGRDSPYTKTALDIISVCRQTLDEYDEHLTQLEKDISTAKEAALDAADFESLEMAHGSYMTPYDELDKDISTAKGSFMDLQRLTSSLPYIAQPADLFDSGASGPSRAPSGLFSDGPLVVASEKRGGQARHGRRLREEESDVDIEGFEEEDDGKPKTPAPAEDAEGDLEEDDDDEDMLLPPRRRVHNRQEEENDRRSNPLTHASVLYQDLLMSDGEDDASEEEGDNPFSSIHLSESGSDSEREVDVRPPPPRRAQETARMGMEQDESMMSYEADGADDGPHMEDSNVSYGSFEESRSRMQPSARGNAEDDAISEEEEDEEEDDARRRGPVPHSQYDEKDGKWSFMDLERHNTTPAAYAQQPWQLRGNRQDDGNSDEEEEEDEEEDARRRGPAVLSQVQLSEDEESEEFRSIGGDSDMDSD from the exons ATGTCTGACTCTGACAGCGACGAGGATCAAGATCGCCCTTTCTCCATTACTGGTTTCTTGTTTGGGAACATAAATGAGGATGGCCAACTTGAGGACGACAGTGTCCTGGACAAT GAGTCCAAAAAGCATCTGGCTGGTTTGGGTAATCTGGGTCTGGGCTCCCTCATCACAGAGATTACAGCCAATGAGGATGATGAGCAAGAGGATAACAAACCTCCCACTATTGTAGATGCTGAGG GTTGGGTGAAAAGCACTGAAGATGCAGTTGATTATTCTGACATCAGTGAGGTGGCTGAGGATGAAACACGGAAGTATCGACAGGCCATGGGATCTTTGCAGCCCTGCAGGAAAACAG atgatgacgatgactaTGATGCAGATTCTAAGGATATTGATTCAAAGCTCATGCCTCCTCCGCCACCACCAAGCCTTTCAACAGCCGTTAAAAAAGAAGAGCCCGCATCTCAGAGTGCAAATG TCGGGGAAGAAGGTGATGGTATCATCCTGCCGTCTATCATTGCACCTTCATCTACTGTCGAAAAGGTTGAATTCAGCAGTTCCTCTGACTCCGAGTCAGAAACAGACCGCCCCGGCCCGGCTTCTGGTCCTGGAGGCCAACCAGACAGACTCACCCTCCCGCTCGCTGGCATCATGCAAAAAGATGCTGCCAAAGCGCTACCTGGTGTCACGGAGCTCTTCCCAGAGTTTAGACCTGGAAAG GTTCTGAGGTTCCTACGGCTATTTGGCCCAGGAAAGAACATGCCGTCAGTGTGGAGAAGTGCCCGCaggaagaagaagcggaagcATCGGGATGTCCAGCCTGGGACGCCTCCGCCCGAGGGAGAGCTCGCAGAGCAAGGACAGGATAAGAAGTCTGGATGGGTTTACGAGTACGCAAACCCTCCGCCCCCTGAGCAGTGTCTCTCGGACGATGAG ATCACCATGATGGCACCTGTAGAGTCCAAGTTTTCACAAATTTCCTGTGACGGCGACAAGGAGACAGAATCACGACCGAAAGTTGCCGAATGGCGATATGGGCCCGCCCAACTCTGGTACGACATGATGGGGGTTCCTGAAGATGGAAGTAATTTCAATTATGGGCTGAAGCTGAAGGAAAAGAAGTCCAGTGAGTCTCAAGAGCAAAACGCACTTGAAGAAACAACCAAGACTGCTAACGAG GATGGGACGCGGCATGATGAGCGGGATGGTCACAACACTGAGCGAGAGAATGATAAATTGGCCATGGAGAATGAGCTCTTTTTGATGGTTACGCAACTGCAGtgggaagatgacatcatctggaATGGGGAGGATGTCAAGCACAAGGGCACCAAGACTCAACGTGCCAGTCTTGCAGGGTGGTTACCCTCGAGTATGACCCGCAATGCCAATGCTTATAACGCACAACAAG GTCTGACGAGAAGTAATTCCCAGTTGGTCCCACTTACACCACCTCTTATGCCCAAAACCTTGTCGATAACTGGTTTGAAGCGGGACAAAAATAGCCATGATCATCAAT CCAATCAGGAAGACGATGCTCCTTGGTTCTCAATTTTCCCCATCGACAATGAAGAGTTGGTGTATGGGCGCTGGGAAGACAACATTATTTGGGATGATCAGGAAATGGATCACTTCCTCACTCCTCCGGTTCTTACACTGGATCCCAATGATGAGAATATTATTCTTG aaattcctgatgaaaaggaAGCATCCACATCACACTCCCCATCAAAAGAGAATAAGAAGGAAACGGCAATCAAAAAGAGTCGCATCCTCCTTGGGAAGACCGGGGTGATAAAAGATGAGCCCCAACAG AACATGTCCCAACCTGAAGTGAAGGACCCCTGGAACCTCTCTAATGACGAGTTCTACTATCCCAAACAGCAAGGTCTGAGGGGGACGTTCGGTGGTAACATCATTCAG CATTCCATCCCAGCCCTGGAATTGAGACAGCCCTTCTTCCCCACCCACATGGGGCCGATGAAGTTGCGACAATTCCATAGGTCAACATTGAAGAAGTACTCTTTTGGACCTTTGGCTCAGCCCGGTCCGCATCCTGCCCAACCACTGCTCAAGCACATTAAGAAGAAGGCTAAG ATGCGAGAGCAGGAGCGGCAAGCTTCAGGAGGAGGAGACATGTTCTTCATGCGCACGCCACAGGATTTGACAGGCAAAGATGGAGATCTGATCCTGGCAGAGTACAGTGAAGAATACCCCCCTCTCATCATGCAAGTTGGCATGGCCACTAAGATTAAAAACTACTATAAAAGG AAACCTGGAAAAGATCCTGGTGCACCAGATTGCAAATATGGAGAAACTGTATACTGTCACACTTCGCCTTTTCTGGGTTCCCTGCATCCTGGACAGCTGCTCCAA gcttTTGAAAACAACCTTTTCCGCGCCCCCATTTACTTGCACAAGATGCCAGAAACCGATTTCTTGGTCATCAGAACACGCCATGGCTATTACATCCGAGAAGTTGTGGACATCATGGTGGTTGGTCAGGCCTGTCCCTTATACGAAGTTCCTGGGCCCAACTCCAAACGAGCCAACACCCACATAAGAGACTTCCTTCAA GTGTTCATTTACCGCTTGTTCTGGAAGAGCAAGGATCGTCCGCGCAGGATTCGCATGGAGGATATCAAGAAAGCGTTTCCGGTGCATTCTGAGAGCAGCATCAGGAAAAGACTGAAACTCTGCGCCGACTTCAAACGCACGG GGATGGATTCCAATTGGTGGGTGCTGAAGCCTGATTTCAGATTGCCAACAGAGGAAGAGATCCGAGCTATGGTGTCTCCAGAGCAGTGTTGCTCTTACTATAGCATGCAGGTGGCCGAGCAGAGACTCAAG GATGCTGGATATGGCGAAAAATCATTCTTTGCACCAGAGGAGGAGAACGAAGAGGACTTTCAAATGAAGATTGATGATGAG GTGCGAACAGCTCCCTGGAACACAACAAGAGCCTTCATCTCTGCCATGAAGGGGAAATGCCTGTTGGAGGTGACAGGTGTGGCCGACCCGACGGGCTGCGGCGAAGGTTTCTCCTACGTCAAAGTGCCCAACAAGCCCACTCAACAGAAG GATGACAAGGAGCCACAGCCTGCTAAGAAGACAGTGACAGGGACAGATGCCGATTTGAGGAGACTGTCACTAAAGAATGCTAAGCAGCTGCTGCGCAAGTTCGGTGTTCCAGAAGAAGAA ATAAAAAAGCTCTCACGCTGGGAGGTGATTGACGTGGTGAGAACCATGTCAACCGAGCAGGCGCGTTCAGGAGAAGGCCCCATGAGCAAGTTTGCCAGGGGCTCGCGTTTCTCCGTAGCAGAGCACCAAGAGCGATACAAGGAGGAATGTCAGAGGATCTTTGACCTGCAGAACAA GGTTCTGGAGTCGACGGAAGTGCTTTCCACAGATACAGATAGCAGCTCGGCCGAGGATAGCGACTTTGAGGAAATGGGAAAGAACATTGAGAACATGCTGCAGAACAAGAAGACCAGCTCACAGTTGTCACGCGAGAGGGAAGAGCAGGAAAGGCGGGAGCTGCAGAGGATGCTGATGGGGGAGGAGAGTGATCGGGACAACAAGGGGCGCAAGGAGCGCCGCAAAGTCTTAT CCAGCTCGTTGTCCACCAGCTCCCACAAGGATGACGACACATCCTCAGTCACCAGCTTGAACTCGGCAGCCACAGGACGGCGACTTAAGATCTACAGAACCTTCAGGGACGAGGACGGCAAGGAATATGTCCGCTGCGAAACTGTGCGCAAATCTGCCGTCATTGATGCCTACACCAGGATCAGAACGACCAAGGATGATGAATTCAT ACGAAAGTTTGCCCTCTTCGATGAGCAGCACAGAGAGGAGATGAGGAAGGAGCGTCGGCGGATCCAGGAGCAGCTGAGGAGACTAAAGCGAAATCAAGAGAAAGACAAGTTCAAGGGACCTCCGGAAAAGAAGTCCAAGAAGATGAAAGAGAGACCAGACCTCAAGGTAAAA TTGAAGTGCGGCGCATGTGGTGCCATCGGGCACATGAGGACGAACAAGTTTTGCCCGCTGTACTATCAGACCAACGCACCTCCTTCGAACCCAGTCGCCATGACAgaagagcaggaggaggagctagAAAAGACAGTCATCCACAATGATAATGAAGAATTGATTAAGGTGGAAGGCACAAAGATCGTGCTTGGCAAGCAACTCATTGAAAG TGCTGATGAGGTGCGCAGAAAGTCTTTAGTGCTCAAGTTCCCCAAGCAACAGCTCCCTCCAAAGAAGAAGCGACGAGTTGGCAATGCAGTGCACTGTGACTATCTGAAT AAACCACACAAGGCAATCCACCGCAGACGCACTGACCCTATGGTGACCTTGTCCTCTGTGCTGGAGAGCATCATAAACGACATGCGGGACCACCCAAAT ACATACCCATTCCACACGCCAGTCAACGCCAAGGTTGTGAAGGACTACTACAAGATAATCACGCGGCCCATGGACCTGCAGACGCTTCGGGAGAATGTCCGCAAACGAATGTACCCGTCCAGGGAGGAGTTCCGAGAAGCAGTTGAGCTTATATACAAGAACAGCGCCACATACAATG GAGCAAAGCATCCAATCACACAGGTTGCACAGTCAATGTTGGATCTGTGCGATGCTAAGCTGAAAGAG AAAGAGGACAGACTGATTCGGCTTGAAAAAGCCATCAATCCTTTGCTTGATGACGACGATCAAGTGGCCTTCTCCTTCATCCTGGACAACATTGTGACCCAGAAGATGATGGTTGTTCCTGAT TCATGGCCGTTCCACCATCCTGTCAACAAAAAATTTGTGCCGGATTATTACAAGGTGATTATAGACCCGATGGACCTGGAGACCATCCGCAAG AACATCTCCAAACACAAGTACCAGAACAGAGACGCCTTCCTCTCAGATGTCACTCTCATCCACACAAACAGCATCAAGTACAATG GTCGAGACAGTCCGTACACCAAGACAGCACTTGATATCATTAGTGTGTGCAGACAGACCTTGGATGAG TACGATGAACATTTGACACAGCTGGAAAAGGACATCTCCACAGCCAAAGAGGCAGCTTTGGACGCCGCTGACTTTGAGAGTCTGGAGATGGCTCACGGTTCATACATGACGCCG TACGATGAGCTAGATAAGGACATCTCTACAGCCAAAGGGTCATTCATGGATTTGCAGAGGCTCACCTCGTCTTTGCCCTACATAGCTCAG CCTGCTGATCTGTTTGACAGCGGTGCTTCAGGCCCGTCCAGGGCACCCAGCGGCCTTTTCTCTGATGGACCTCTAGTGGTTGCTTCTGAGAAGAGAGGGGGGCAg GCACGCCACGGCAGAAGGCTCAGAGAAGAAGAATCAGATGTGGATATTGAAGGCTTTGAGGAGGAAGATGACGGCAAACCGAAAACACCTGCTCCT GCAGAGGATGCAGAAGGAGATCtggaggaggacgacgacgacgaggataTGCTGCTGCCGCCTCGCAGACGCGTGCACAACCGGCAGGAGGAGGAAAATGACAGAAGGTCCAACCCGCTCACCCATGCAAGCGTCCTATATCAGGATTTGCTCATGTCCGACGGAGAGGATGATGCCAGTGAGGAGGAGGGCGACAATCCATTCTCAT CCATTCATTTATCAGAGAGTGGCAGCGACTCCGAGCGAGAGGTGGATGTGCGACCTCCACCTCCAAGGCGAGCTCAGGAGACGGCGCGCATGGGCATGGAGCAGGACGAGAGCATGATGTCATACGAGGCAGACGGGGCCGATGATGGGCCTCACATGGAAGACAGCAACGTCAG TTATGGCAGCTTCGAGGAAAGCCGCAGTCGAATGCAACCGTCAGCCAGGGGGAACGCAGAAGACGATGCTATcagcgaggaggaggaagacgaggaggaggatgacGCACGCAGGAGAGGCCCAGTGCCACATTCTCAG